The Nitrospira sp. sequence GATGGGGTCATTGCTTGACTTTGCACTGCGCTCTGCCTACGCTCCGCCCCCATGGCTCGCCAACTTCGTATGGAATACTCCGCCGTCCCGGAGGGGAACAAGGAACTTGTTCCCCTCCCATCGTACGAAACGCGATGACCAAAGAAATCGGCGACGACCTCGAGGCCGCCCTCGAACAGTTCCGGCTCAGTCACTGCCGACTTTGGCGATGGCGCGATGTCCGCGGATAATCCGAGCGAGATGCAGCCGACATGAAGATCATTCGCTCCATTGCTGGAATTCCTATTCGTCTGACTACCGAGCGCTTTGGGCATATCGCCAAGCGGCACCCTGAAATGGCGGATCAACAAGACCGTATTCTGGAGACCTTGGGGGCGCCTGATTACGTTCAAGAGGGCGACAGCGGAACCTGTATTGCTGTAAAGTCGTATCCGAACACGCCGTTGTCCCAGAAGTCTTGCGCGGTGGTGTATCGGGAACTGAACGACGTGGACGGATTTGTCGTCACCGAGTATTTCACGAGCAGGCCCGCTGTCTGGAGGAGGATTCTATGGAAGCCGTGAAGGTATTTGATAAGAAAGATGTGCCTCTCGATTGGGAATACGATGACGATGCCGACACGCTCTATTTGAGTTTCGGCAAACCGAAGGCAGCTACGGGCCTCGATATCGGACAAGGCGTCATTGTTCGCTACGATGAACAGGCGTGCGAGGTGGTGGGGTTGACCATCGTCGGAGTCGGACGCCGGCTGGAAGAATACGTCAAGACGAAGGCCTGAAGACGAATAAAAAGAAAGAGATGGGGTCATTGCTTGACTTTGCGCTGCGCTCTGCCTACGCTCCGCCCCCATGGCTCGCCAACTGCGCGTGGAATATCCCGGCGCACTCTACCACCTCACCGCGCGCGGCAATGATCAGCAACCGATCTTTCACGACGAGACCGACCGGCAGCATTTCCTGACATTGTTCGGTGACGAAATCCTCCAACAGCACTGGCGCTGTTATGCCTATTGCCTGATGGGCAATCACTATCATCTGCTGCTCGAAACGCCTGAACCGAACCTGAGTCGCGGCATGCGACGCCTCAATGGGTCTTATACCCAGCGCTTTAATTGGCGACATCGCCGGGTCGGCCATCTGCTGCAAGGCCGATTCAAAAGTCTGGTCGTGGAGCGGGAAAGTTATCTCCTGGAACTCTGTCGGTATGTGGTGCTGAATCCCGTTCGGGCGGGAATGGTTGTGGCTCCGCAGGAATGGATGTGGAGCAGTTATGGGGCGACGGCGGGGCTGCGCACGGCGCCGCCGTGGCTAGATGTGACGAGCGTGCTCGGTCTGTTTGATGCAGCCCAAGACCGGGCTCGGCAGCACTATCAGCAGTTCGTCGCGGACGGCGTCGGACGTCCGTCACCGTGGGCTCAAATCACCGGCCAGATTTTTTTAGGAAGCCCGGCATTTCGGGAGCGCATGGCCACGCTCCTGCCTGATCAACGACCGGCGAATGTACCCTTAGCGCAAACTGATCCGACGCGGCTGGACGCGAGAGAAATCCTGAATCACGTCGCGGCAGTCTATGGGATTTCGACCGCAGCCATGGTCGCTCGTACGCATCGAGAGGCCTACCAGACCGCTGTGTGGTTGTTGCGACGCGCCGCGAACGAACCGTTGAACCTGGTTGCCGTGCGATTCGGCGTGTCCGCTTCGCGGATTTCGAAAATTCAAGACTCGGTTGAATCGACGCCCCTCACACCTCAGCAGCAAACGGTAATGGAGCGGTGCAAAGTCAAGCAATGACCCCACTTCTGTGCTACACTTCTGTGCTCCACTCGCAGCCACCGGGGGCACTTTGCCCTATTCCTGGTCAGTAACTCCGGCCTTGCCTAGTGGGTTGGTATTGAATGTCGTCTCTCCTGGAACCATAAGTGGTACGCCGCTCAGTGGTAGCGCTGGGACAAAGACCTATACCTTTACAGTCACAGATTCCACTTCACCGTTTAATCAAACAGCAACCAAGCTATTCTCTTTGACGATCAACCTTACGGTGCCCACGTTAGCAATCACATTTCCAACAGGCTCCACACTTCCAGACGCAAATGTAAACACCCTCTATCGTCAAACACTCCTCGCTTCAGGCGGCACCCCTCCCTACACATGGTCTGTCTCTCCTGCTCTGCCCACGTGGCTCCAGCTTGATGCCGCCACCGGAATACTTACCGGTACGCCGACAGCCACAGCCACAATCACCCGAACATACACCGTTCGCGATTCTACATTGCCGACCAACCTCACCACTCCACGATCGATCACCATTCGCGTAAGAAACTAGCCATCTCCTCCATCGGTTTCACTTCCCCTTCCCTGCCCTCCGAGAATCCGGCCATGGCTTCGTCCTTCGTCCATCTTCATCTGCACACCCAATTCAGCCTTCTCGACGGCGCTCAATCAGATTGAACCACGACCCCCTGCACTTAGGACGCCCACTTCAACTCGAGCTTCTTGTGATGGACGGCACAGTCCCGCAAATACAGGTTGATCAGGTTCTGATACGGCATGCCGAGGTCGGTCGCGATCCCCTTGAAATACGCCACTGTCGTTTTATCCAGACGAATGGTGATCGGCTGTTTTAATTTCGAACTGTACGGGTTCCGCACCCCCTTCATCTTCGAGAAGTCGTACTGCGCTCTCATCTCGTCACCTCCGGTAGTGTGCTGATTCCTGTCGAGTGGCTTTTCTGGCAGATTAGCGAGACCTGGAAGAAACACAATGGGGCGCGAGTATTGCCCGAACCACTTAGTCTTGTATTAGTTTCGTCCTACAAGCATTAGTCTAAGCAGCGGTCAGCGGGGAGATGTGATTGATCGTATCTTTGATGTTCCGCGCAGCCTCCCACAAGTCCACCGCACGCTGGGCATTCAACCAGAATTCAGGACTGTTGCCGAATAAGCGAGAGAGTCGCAACGCCATCTCAGGACTCACTGCACGCCGTTCCCGCAGCAACTCATTCACCGTCTGGCGAGACACCCGAAGAGATTTGGCAAAGCTGGATACGGTCAAGCCATACTCCGGCAAGAAATCCTCCCGCAGCATCACCCCAGGATGCGTGGGCCGGACTTTACGCTCTCGCTTGTTGGGGATGCTCATCGTACACCTCTCCTCAATGATAATCGGCTATCTCAACCTCGTACGCATCGCCATCTTCAAATCGAAAGCACACTCGCCATTGGTCGTTGATGGAAATCGAATATTGCCCAGCCCGGTCTCGTTCCAATTTGTGAAGTCGATTGCTCGGAAGTACAGATAGCTCAGTTACGCTCGTCGCGAGATCAAGATATTCCAGTTTCCGTACTGCCCGCTCCCAGATTCCCGGAGGAAAGCGCTTCGACTTACCGCTCTCGTACAGCTCCCTCGTACGCCTGTCGGCAAAGGTCTTGATCACGCGGAAAGTGTAATGCCATACGTGACACCTGTCAACCTCGGCTCGAACCGGCGGGTAGCAACAGTCGCACAGGACCGTTTCACGGGGCGTGGCAGGGATCTTCATCTCGCTCATTGCCCGCCTTGACATACTGACACTTCATGAGTATGCTTTGACGCATGCGTACAACGATCCGACTCGATGATCAGCTCCTAAAATCTGCAAAACGCTTGGCCCGCGACACAGGCACCTCATTGACCGCGGTCATTGAAGATGCGCTTCGTCAGATTCTGTCTCGCCGAGCGATCAAGCAGCCACGTAATCCTGTGAAACTCACCACGGTCTCAGGCCTCGGAGTCCGCCCCGGTGTGGACCTAGATGATTCCTCAGCTCTGCTTGAGCTCATGGAGCAGTCGCATGGTTCTTCTTGACGTCAATGTACTGGTCTATGCCCACCGCGAGGACTCACCCCGCCACATTGAATATCTCCGCTGGCTTGAAGATCTCGTCAACTCTGATCATGCCTACGGCCTGTCCGATCTTGTCTTAAGCGGTTTTCTCCGCGTCGTCACCCACCCCAAAGTCTTTAATCCACCGAGCGGAACCGATAAAGCCTTGGCATTTGCGGAAGAGTTACGAAACCAATCCACCTGCGCCATCATCAACCCCGGCCCACGTCATTGGGACATCTTTTGCCGCCTGTGCAAGAGCTCAGGGATCAAGGGAAACCTAGTTCCGGATGCCTTCCTTGCTGCCCTGGCTATCGAAAGCGGGAGCGAGTGGGTCACAGCCGATCGCGACTATCATCGCTTCCCCGGTCTTCGTGTGCGCCACCCGCTTGAGTAGTCCCAGATAAATCCACGCTGTCATGTTGTGTCATCACGATCGCCTTCCCCTCGTTTGACTTCCCCTTCCCCGCCCTCCTAGAATCCGGCCATGGCTTCGTCCTTCGTTCATCTCCATCTGCACACCCAATTCAGCCTCCTCGACGGCGCGAATCAGATCGAGCCGCTCGTGCAGCAGATTAAGTCGTTCGGCCAACCGGCTGTAGCCATGACCGACCATGGCAACATGTTCGGCGCGATCGAGTTCTATCGCAAAGCCAAAGATGCGGGCGTCAAACCCATCATCGGATGCGAAGCCTATATGGCGCTCGGAAGCCGCCACGCGAAGAAAGACAGCGGGCTCGCCCATAACGATTATTACCATCTGATTCTCCTGGCCCGTAACCTAACCGGCTACCAGAACCTCATCAAGCTTTCTAGTAAAGCATACCTTGAAGGGTTCTACTATAAACCTCGGATGGATAAGGAACTTCTCAAGGAGCATCACGAAGGGTTAATTGCTCTGTCAGGCTGCCTCAGCGGCGAGATTCCCTACCTCATCGGCCAGAAAGACATGGACGGCGCGATGGCTGTGGCGGGCGAATTTCAA is a genomic window containing:
- a CDS encoding DUF2283 domain-containing protein, with translation MEAVKVFDKKDVPLDWEYDDDADTLYLSFGKPKAATGLDIGQGVIVRYDEQACEVVGLTIVGVGRRLEEYVKTKA
- a CDS encoding type II toxin-antitoxin system RelE/ParE family toxin — its product is MKIPATPRETVLCDCCYPPVRAEVDRCHVWHYTFRVIKTFADRRTRELYESGKSKRFPPGIWERAVRKLEYLDLATSVTELSVLPSNRLHKLERDRAGQYSISINDQWRVCFRFEDGDAYEVEIADYH
- a CDS encoding HigA family addiction module antitoxin, whose amino-acid sequence is MSIPNKRERKVRPTHPGVMLREDFLPEYGLTVSSFAKSLRVSRQTVNELLRERRAVSPEMALRLSRLFGNSPEFWLNAQRAVDLWEAARNIKDTINHISPLTAA
- a CDS encoding type II toxin-antitoxin system VapC family toxin: MVLLDVNVLVYAHREDSPRHIEYLRWLEDLVNSDHAYGLSDLVLSGFLRVVTHPKVFNPPSGTDKALAFAEELRNQSTCAIINPGPRHWDIFCRLCKSSGIKGNLVPDAFLAALAIESGSEWVTADRDYHRFPGLRVRHPLE
- a CDS encoding transposase, which codes for MARQLRVEYPGALYHLTARGNDQQPIFHDETDRQHFLTLFGDEILQQHWRCYAYCLMGNHYHLLLETPEPNLSRGMRRLNGSYTQRFNWRHRRVGHLLQGRFKSLVVERESYLLELCRYVVLNPVRAGMVVAPQEWMWSSYGATAGLRTAPPWLDVTSVLGLFDAAQDRARQHYQQFVADGVGRPSPWAQITGQIFLGSPAFRERMATLLPDQRPANVPLAQTDPTRLDAREILNHVAAVYGISTAAMVARTHREAYQTAVWLLRRAANEPLNLVAVRFGVSASRISKIQDSVESTPLTPQQQTVMERCKVKQ